The Trichomycterus rosablanca isolate fTriRos1 chromosome 15, fTriRos1.hap1, whole genome shotgun sequence genome contains a region encoding:
- the eif5b gene encoding eukaryotic translation initiation factor 5B produces the protein MGKKQKNKGDDGAKDDGVDIDALAAEIEGAGAAKDQSKGKSKKKKAGKKDDFDEDDILKELEELSIEAQDGKSKEPAKKSDSIEDTEAEPAPTKAEKKKTRKGKREENEGEETQSKDDMENESSDKIKKAVAAPAAAPAASESDDEASRPLRKAKGAKKATSDSEDDDEDEQTKKAEAVDDESDDDSQAARKQKKKGKAKAKPESDNDDGGDNDGTFKMKTAAQKKAEKKEREKKKKEEERAKLKAKKEKEEEATKKDTSKTQTKGAAAPIPETIKVEPEEQEAADDQGEDDEGDKKKKDKKKKKGEKEEKEKKKGPSKATVKAMQEALARMKEEEERAKREEEERERRLAELEAQRLEQERLEAERKEKKKQKDKERKERLKKEGKLLTKAQKEARARAEATLRALQAQGVEVPTKDSMPKKRPVYSDKRKRKPTSQTEEVTSPTSEVADPLATEMQVDTHIEKTVPAEAEAKAEAKDENADIDDWEAIASDEEKELKKVHIEVKVTAVPQPARKPSSAEAENVSEEEEDEDEEDEEDEEDEDEEDEEESEEEQVEDKENRTPKKSKKEESSESSSESDSDDERTKEEKLYDKAKRRIEKRRHENIKNINLDKLRAPVVCVLGHVDTGKTKILDKLRHTNVQDGEAGGITQQIGATNVPLDAIIEQTKMVKNFERETMKIPGMLIIDTPGHESFSNLRNRGSSLCDIAILVVDIMHGLEPQTLESINLLKEKKCPFIVALNKVDRLYDWKRSPDTDVVATLKKQKKNTKDEFDQRTKEVIVEFAQQGLNAALFYENKDPRTFVSLVPTSAHSGDGMGNLIALLVELTQTLLARRLAHCDELRAQVMEVKALPGMGTTIDVILINGCLREGETIIVPGVEGPIVTQIRGLLLPPPLKELRVKNQYEKHKEVNTAQGVKILGKDLEKTLAGLPLLVAHKEDEIPVLRDELIRELKQTLNAIKLEEKGVYVQASTLGSLEALLEFLRTSKVPYAGINIGPVHKKDVMKASTMLEHDSQYAVILAFDVKIERDSQEMADSLGVRIFSAEIIYHLFDAFTKYRDDYKKQKQEEFKHIAVFPCKLRILPQFIFNSRDPIVMGVTVEAGVLKTGTALCVPSKGFVDIGIVTSIEVNHKSVDTAKKGQEICVKIEPIPGESPKMYGRHFEGVDIIVSKITRQSIDALKNWFRDEMQKSDWQLIMELKKTFEII, from the exons TGCCAAAGATGATGGCGTTGACATCGATGCATTAGCAGCTGAAATTGAAGGAGCTGGTGCAGCCAAGGACCAGAGCAAAGGAAAGAGCAAGAAAAAGAAGGCAGGAAAGAAAGACGACTTTGA TGAGGATGACATTCTCAAAGAACTGGAGGAATTATCAATCGAAGCTCAAGATGGAAAATCTAAAGAACCAGCAAAg AAATCGGACTCTATAGAGGACACAGAAGCTGAGCCTGCACCAACTAaggcagaaaagaaaaaaacaagaaaaggcAAGCGTGAGGAAAATGAGGGTGAGGAAACTCAGAGTAAAGACGACATGGAAAACGAAAGTTCGGACAAAATCAAGAAAGCGGTGGCGGCTCCCGCTGCTGCTCCTGCTGCTTCGGAATCTGACGATGAGGCGTCACGACCCTTGCGCAAAGCCAAGGGCGCCAAAAAGGCCACGTCTGACTCTGAAGATGACGATGAGGATGAACAAACGAAAAAAGCAGAAGCAGTTGACGATGAGTCAGACGATGACTCCCAGGCCGCCCGCAAACAGAAGAAAAAGGGAAAAGCAAAAGCAAAGCCGGAAAGTGACAACGACGATGGTGGAGATAACGATGGCACCTTCAAAATGAAGACCGCGGCTCAAAAGAAGGCAGAAAAGAAGGAaagagagaagaagaagaaggaggaggagagagCAAAGTTGAAAGCCAAAAAGGAGAAAGAGGAGGAGGCTACTAAGAAGGATACAAGCAAGACTCAAACAAAAGGTGCTGCAGCGCCCATCCCAGAAACGATAAAAGTAGAACCGGAGGAGCAGGAAGCAGCTGATGACCAAGGCGAAG ATGATGAGGGTGACAAAAAGAAGAaggacaagaagaagaagaagggaGAGAAggaggaaaaggagaaaaagaaagGTCCAAGCAAAGCCACAGTGAAGGCCATGCAGGAAGCTTTGGCTCGgatgaaggaggaggaggagagagcCAAAAGAGAGGAGGAGGAAAGGGAGAGACGTCTGGCAGAACTGGAGGCTCAAAGGCTTGAACAG GAGCGACTGGAAGCCGAAAGGAAGGAGAAGAAAAAGCAGAAggacaaagaaagaaaggaaaggtTAAAGAAAGAGGGTAAGCTGCTTACCAAGGCCCAAAAGGAGGCTCGAGCTCGAGCCGAGGCCACACTGCGTGCGCTGCAGGCCCAAG GTGTAGAAGTGCCTACCAAAGACTCCATGCCAAAAAAGAGGCCAGTTTACTCTGACAAAAGAAAGAGGAAGCCAACATCACAAACAGAAG AAGTGACATCACCTACGTCAGAGGTGGCTGACCCACTCGCCACTGAGATGCAAGTGGACACTCACATAGAAAAAACTG TTCCTGCAGAGGCAGAGGCAAAGGCAGAGGCAAAAGATGAGAACGCTGACATCGATGACTGGGAAGCCATTGCCAGCGATGAGGAAAAAG AGCTGAAGAAGGTCCACATTGAGGTGAAGGTGACAGCAGTTCCTCAGCCAGCTCGCAAACCCTCTTCGGCTGAGGCTGAAAATGTTAGCGAAGAGGAGGAAGACGAAGATGAGGAGGACGAGGAAGAtgaagaggatgaagatgaggagGACGAAGAGGAAAGTGAGGAGGAACAGGTGGAGGACAAAGAAAATCGGACGCCTAAAAAGAGCAAAAAAGAAGAGAGCTCCGAATCCAGCAGCGAGAGTGATTCAGATGACGAGCGCACTAAAGAGGAAAAGCTTTATGACAAGGCCAAGAGAAGAATAGAG aaacGGAGACACGAGAATATAAAAAACATCAATTTGGATAAACTCAGAGCTCCTGTGGTCTGTGTACTTGGCCATGTAGACACAGGAAAGACTAAAATCCTTGACAAG CTGCGACATACAAACGTACAGGATGGCGAGGCAGGTGGAATCACTCAACAGATCGGTgccacaaacgttcccttagATGCAATCATCGAGCAAACCAAGATGGTGAAAAAC TTTGAAAGGGAGACTATGAAGATTCCAGGTATGCTGATTATTGACACACCAGGGCACGAGTCCTTCAG CAATTTGAGAAACAGGGGTAGCTCCCTGTGTGACATCGCTATCCTGGTAGTGGACATTATGCATGGATTGGAGCCGCAGACACTTGAGTCCATTAACCTGCTAAAAGAGAAGAAGTGTCCCTTCATTGTGGCCCTCAACAAG GTTGACCGTCTGTACGACTGGAAGAGGAGTCCAGACACAGACGTGGTAGCTACTCTGAAGaagcaaaagaaaaacacaaaggACGAGTTTGATCAACGAACCAAAGAAGTTATTGTCGAATTCGCTCAGCAGGGTTTGAATGCTGCTTTGTTCTATGAGAACAAGGACCCTCGCACCTTTGTGTCTCTAGTACCCACATCTGCCCATTCAGGTGACGGCATGGGTAACTTGATTGCTCTACTCGTGGAGCTCACCCAGACTCTGCTGGCACGCAGATTGGCCCACTGCGACGAGCTCCGTGCTCAGGTCATGGAG GTGAAAGCTTTGCCTGGTATGGGCACCACAATCGATGTGATCCTGATTAACGGGTGTTTACGAGAGGGCGAGACCATCATTGTGCCAGGTGTGGAGGGACCTATAGTCACCCAAATTAGAGGCCTCCTACTGCCACCGCCCCTTAAAGAGCTTCGTGTCAAG AATCAGTATGAGAAGCACAAGGAGGTGAACACAGCTCAGGGAGTAAAGATCCTTGGAAAGGATTTGGAGAAAACTCTAGCAGGACTGCCACTGCTCGTGGCCCATAAAGAGGATGAGATTCCTGTACTGAGG gatgAGCTGATCCGGGAGCTGAAGCAGACACTGAATGCGATAAAACTGGAGGAGAAGGGTGTATATGTACAGGCCTCCACTCTGGGTTCACTGGAAGCTCTGCTGGAATTCTTACGCACATCCAAAGTGCCT TATGCTGGCATTAATATTGGTCCTGTCCATAAGAAAGATGTCATGAAGGCATCCACTATGCTAGAGCATGACTCACA GTACGCAGTCATCCTGGCATTTGATGTGAAAATTGAGAGAGACTCTCAGGAAATGGCTGACAGTCTGGGTGTACGAATCTTCAGCGCTGAAATTATTTACCATTTGTTTGATGCCTTTACCAAATACAGGGATGACTACAAGAAACAGAAGCAGGAGGAGTTCAA GCACATAGCAGTGTTCCCCTGTAAGCTGCGTATCTTGCCTCAGTTTATCTTTAACTCCAGAGACCCCATTGTCATGGGTGTGACTGTAGAAGCTGGTGTACTGAAGACGGGTACTGCACTCTGTGTTCCAAGCAAAGGG TTTGTAGACATTGGTATCGTGACGAGTATCGAGGTGAACCATAAGTCGGTGGATACGGCTAAGAAAGGTCAGGAGATCTGTGTGAAGATCGAACCTATTCCCGGAGAGTCGCCCAAGATGTATGGCCGACATTTCGAAGGTGTGGACATCATTGTTAGCAAG ATCACTCGTCAGTCCATCGATGCTCTGAAAAACTGGTTCAGAGACGAGATGCAGAAATCAGACTGGCAGCTCATCATGGAGCTAAAGAAGACTTTTGAAATCATCTGA